In the Advenella kashmirensis WT001 genome, one interval contains:
- a CDS encoding CobW family GTP-binding protein has translation MSTTMSQAIALTVLGGFLGAGKTTVLNQLLQAPHGLRLMVLVNDFGAVNIDASLIQSVSGDGVISLRNGCVCCSMGGELMNALMAIEKQAANLDGLIIEGSGVSDPKKIAQIGALGQGFALQSIITVVDAAAVLEQCEDRHTGQMVKTQIAAAHIILLNKIDLVDQARRKLVLAWLHDTAPGIPVFVGSNGQFDWTRLLSGSAQHPSQMPTASAISTGLFAGRQTMAPAAQSFESYSFDNAGAFDEQRLLAVFDQMPASVLRAKGIVLLGPEKRMCVLHYVRGQRVNLEPAMQTACAGPLVFVGTTQLDKVALQDALRQAVLA, from the coding sequence ATGAGCACAACCATGAGCCAGGCCATCGCGCTGACCGTGCTGGGCGGCTTCCTGGGAGCCGGCAAAACGACGGTTCTCAATCAATTGCTGCAGGCGCCCCATGGCTTGCGGCTAATGGTCCTGGTCAATGATTTTGGTGCCGTCAATATTGACGCTTCGCTGATCCAGTCGGTCAGTGGAGACGGCGTTATTTCGTTGCGCAACGGGTGTGTATGCTGTTCCATGGGAGGTGAGCTGATGAACGCGCTTATGGCCATTGAAAAGCAGGCAGCCAACCTGGACGGGTTGATTATCGAGGGTAGCGGCGTGAGCGATCCAAAAAAGATCGCGCAGATCGGTGCGCTGGGTCAGGGGTTTGCCTTGCAGTCCATTATCACCGTCGTGGATGCGGCCGCCGTGCTTGAACAATGTGAGGATCGACATACCGGCCAGATGGTGAAAACGCAGATTGCCGCAGCCCATATAATTTTGCTCAATAAAATTGATCTGGTGGACCAGGCGCGGCGCAAGCTGGTGTTGGCCTGGCTGCATGATACGGCGCCGGGCATCCCCGTGTTTGTCGGTAGCAACGGTCAGTTTGACTGGACACGGCTGTTGTCTGGCTCAGCGCAACATCCATCACAAATGCCTACGGCCAGCGCCATCAGTACCGGGCTGTTTGCCGGCCGGCAGACCATGGCGCCGGCAGCACAGTCATTTGAGTCTTATAGTTTTGACAATGCCGGCGCATTTGATGAGCAACGGTTGCTCGCGGTTTTTGATCAAATGCCGGCGTCGGTTCTGCGCGCCAAGGGCATTGTTCTGCTTGGCCCGGAAAAAAGAATGTGCGTGTTGCATTATGTGCGAGGCCAGCGCGTGAACCTTGAACCAGCAATGCAGACAGCATGCGCCGGACCGCTGGTGTTTGTCGGCACAACGCAGCTGGACAAGGTGGCGCTGCAAGATGCACTCAGGCAGGCCGTGCTGGCCTGA
- a CDS encoding cobaltochelatase CobT-related protein produces MNDIAHSIFQQHTDELCGAAVRAISGRTNAHFRKGRLYLDDSLVPVLAPHLRLDPDNQTFRDFRAVADGLALRLLACDPIIYEQACPQEETARLLYDFFEQVRLEATVASDWPGVHANVQMRFRAWAEAFEHSALIESSLGILLFTVMLTVWSRVTGGVLSEAQQDLLEATRAGMAAEIGHELHALRRLRNDQAAYAVMAARLAEKVSLNLAEEIALDRRQKDSEKNSRSLFSLLLTPDAQPEEGFDVAPFGQSRVFDQHQASYRVFTRRYDRVELAASRVRRAELKQFRQQMDEDRASLSIGVAQLARLFRRIFRMPQDDGWIFGQEEGILDGRTLSQLVASPAETRIFRQDQVIDRVDQAVTILLDCSGSMRTHARRLSVLLDTLLRALGMAGVQTELLGFTTGAWNGGGAMKDWQRQGKPAHPGRLNELCHLLFKQADTSWSRARLDIAALLKHDLYREGVDGEAVLWASQRLLEQSVRRRTLIVVSDGCPMDSATQHVNDDFYLASHLQQVVRQTISQGIDVVGLGVGLDLSSYYPRSLAVDLQQALTPAVFYDIARLLAGGHRR; encoded by the coding sequence GTGAACGACATTGCGCACAGCATATTCCAGCAACACACCGACGAATTGTGCGGCGCTGCCGTGCGTGCCATCAGCGGGCGCACCAATGCGCATTTCAGAAAGGGCAGGCTGTATCTGGACGACAGTCTGGTGCCGGTGCTGGCGCCGCATCTGCGGCTGGACCCCGATAATCAGACTTTCAGGGATTTTCGAGCCGTGGCCGACGGTCTGGCCTTGCGTCTGTTAGCTTGCGATCCGATCATTTATGAGCAGGCCTGTCCACAAGAAGAGACTGCCCGGCTGCTCTATGATTTTTTCGAACAGGTGCGCCTGGAAGCGACGGTTGCATCAGACTGGCCCGGGGTGCACGCCAATGTGCAGATGCGCTTTCGTGCCTGGGCCGAGGCGTTTGAACATTCGGCCTTGATCGAGTCCAGCCTGGGCATTTTGCTGTTTACCGTTATGTTGACTGTGTGGTCAAGAGTAACCGGGGGCGTGCTTAGCGAAGCGCAGCAGGATCTGCTGGAGGCCACGCGCGCCGGTATGGCAGCTGAAATAGGGCATGAGCTGCATGCCTTGCGCCGTCTGCGCAATGATCAGGCCGCCTACGCAGTGATGGCGGCGCGGCTTGCCGAGAAGGTCAGTTTGAATCTGGCGGAGGAAATCGCGCTGGATCGCCGGCAAAAGGATTCCGAGAAAAACAGCCGCTCGCTGTTTTCCCTGCTGCTCACACCGGATGCGCAGCCCGAAGAAGGGTTTGATGTCGCGCCGTTCGGACAAAGCCGGGTATTCGATCAGCACCAGGCCAGTTACCGTGTATTTACTCGTCGCTACGATCGTGTTGAGCTGGCAGCCTCGCGCGTAAGGCGCGCAGAGCTCAAGCAGTTTCGCCAGCAAATGGACGAAGATCGCGCGTCATTATCTATCGGGGTGGCTCAACTGGCCAGATTGTTTCGCCGCATCTTTCGCATGCCGCAGGACGACGGCTGGATATTTGGACAGGAAGAGGGCATTCTGGACGGCCGCACACTTAGTCAGCTGGTTGCCAGCCCCGCGGAAACCCGGATATTTCGCCAGGACCAGGTCATTGACCGGGTCGATCAGGCGGTCACCATTTTGCTCGATTGCTCCGGTTCCATGCGTACGCATGCGCGCCGCCTGTCGGTGCTGCTCGATACCCTGTTGCGGGCCTTGGGCATGGCTGGCGTGCAAACTGAATTGCTGGGGTTTACTACCGGTGCCTGGAATGGTGGTGGCGCCATGAAAGACTGGCAGCGCCAGGGCAAGCCGGCTCATCCCGGGCGCCTTAATGAACTATGTCATTTGCTATTTAAGCAGGCCGATACGAGCTGGTCGCGCGCGCGTCTGGATATTGCTGCATTGCTCAAGCATGATCTGTACCGGGAAGGCGTAGATGGCGAGGCCGTGCTGTGGGCCTCACAGCGGCTGCTGGAGCAGTCGGTCCGGCGACGCACTCTGATTGTGGTCTCTGACGGCTGCCCGATGGACAGCGCCACGCAACATGTCAATGATGATTTTTATCTTGCCAGCCATCTGCAACAAGTTGTACGGCAAACTATAAGTCAGGGTATTGATGTCGTTGGACTGGGTGTCGGGCTGGATTTGAGTTCGTATTATCCAAGAAGCCTGGCGGTGGATCTGCAGCAGGCACTGACGCCTGCTGTCTTTTACGATATTGCGCGGTTACTGGCCGGCGGACACCGACGATAA
- a CDS encoding AAA family ATPase — MTTPQDSPRAVREISVRQVFGLDTDLTVPAFCEPTDHVPEIDSAYHFNHDVTLAILAGFIQNRRVLIQGLHGTGKSTHIEQVAARLNWPCVRVNLDGHISRLDLVGKDTIVLREGRQVTEFQEGILPWALQQPMALIFDEYDAGRPDVMFVIQRILERNGHFMLLDQNRSIAPHAHFRLFATANTLGLGNLNGLYHGTQSLNHAQLDRWNIVAALNYLQPEDEVQITAARVPQMDNAQGRQTIRKMVDLANLTRKGFEAGDISVLMSPRTVITWAENRQIFGDTGLAFRLSFLNKCDDAEKELIAEYYQRCFEQELPEAFMGTMLT, encoded by the coding sequence ATGACCACCCCGCAAGACTCACCCCGCGCCGTGCGCGAAATTTCCGTCAGGCAAGTCTTCGGGCTTGATACCGATCTGACCGTGCCTGCGTTTTGCGAGCCCACGGACCATGTGCCGGAAATCGACTCCGCCTATCATTTCAATCATGATGTCACGCTTGCCATCCTGGCCGGTTTCATCCAGAACCGGCGGGTCTTGATCCAGGGCCTGCACGGCACCGGCAAGTCCACGCATATCGAACAGGTGGCCGCCAGGCTGAACTGGCCTTGTGTACGGGTCAACCTGGACGGTCATATCAGCCGCCTGGACCTGGTCGGCAAGGACACCATCGTGTTGCGGGAAGGGCGCCAGGTCACCGAGTTCCAGGAAGGGATTCTGCCCTGGGCGTTGCAGCAACCCATGGCGCTGATTTTTGACGAATATGATGCCGGTCGGCCCGATGTCATGTTTGTGATTCAGCGGATTCTGGAGCGCAACGGTCATTTCATGCTGCTGGACCAGAACCGCAGCATCGCCCCGCATGCCCATTTCAGGCTATTTGCGACTGCCAATACGCTGGGGCTGGGCAATCTGAACGGCCTGTACCATGGCACACAATCGCTTAATCATGCGCAGCTGGATCGCTGGAATATTGTTGCTGCGCTCAATTATCTGCAGCCCGAGGACGAGGTGCAGATTACCGCTGCCCGGGTGCCGCAAATGGACAATGCACAAGGACGCCAGACAATTCGCAAGATGGTGGATTTGGCTAATCTTACGCGCAAGGGATTTGAGGCGGGAGATATTTCCGTACTCATGTCGCCTCGCACCGTGATTACCTGGGCAGAGAATCGCCAGATCTTCGGCGATACCGGTCTGGCATTTCGCTTGTCATTCCTGAACAAATGTGATGACGCAGAAAAAGAACTGATTGCAGAATATTATCAGCGCTGCTTCGAGCAGGAGCTGCCCGAAGCATTCATGGGTACCATGCTGACGTGA
- a CDS encoding IclR family transcriptional regulator: MDMIESERVEGNTPTLRLFALLEVIAEKDSYFSLQSLSEELGIPKPTLHRMLQQLESARLIIRDGDGRQYSTGRRLHQMAEKLLLNNTIHGSRRAVLRHLVEEIGESCNITACSGNEVLYLDRVETVAPLRFYLHPGSRVPLHCSASGKLFLAQMSPSQCRRLLEAAPLEQYTPNTLTRFDAIEQEIEQVRRQGYAMDNEEFLPGLICIAVLVPGENGKSNMGIAAQSPIMRITREKALDFLPVLRRAADSLAEIEKANAAA; encoded by the coding sequence ATGGATATGATCGAATCTGAACGTGTCGAAGGCAATACCCCAACGCTACGGCTGTTTGCGCTTCTTGAGGTCATTGCCGAAAAAGACAGTTATTTTTCGCTGCAAAGCCTGAGTGAAGAACTGGGTATTCCCAAGCCAACCCTGCACCGTATGCTACAGCAATTGGAAAGCGCAAGGCTGATTATTCGCGACGGCGATGGCAGGCAGTACAGCACGGGTCGTCGTTTACACCAGATGGCGGAAAAACTGCTGCTGAACAACACCATTCATGGCTCCAGACGCGCAGTATTGCGGCACCTGGTCGAGGAAATCGGTGAAAGCTGCAATATTACCGCCTGCAGCGGCAACGAGGTATTGTATCTGGATCGCGTGGAAACGGTTGCGCCGCTCCGGTTCTATCTGCATCCGGGCTCGCGCGTGCCGCTGCATTGTTCGGCCAGCGGCAAGCTGTTTCTTGCGCAAATGTCGCCTTCACAGTGTCGTCGTCTGCTGGAAGCCGCCCCGTTGGAACAGTATACCCCGAATACCCTGACGCGCTTTGACGCGATCGAACAGGAAATAGAGCAGGTGCGCCGGCAGGGCTATGCCATGGACAATGAAGAGTTTTTGCCTGGCCTGATCTGTATTGCCGTGCTGGTTCCGGGAGAAAACGGCAAGTCCAACATGGGCATTGCGGCGCAGTCTCCCATTATGCGCATTACCCGCGAAAAGGCATTGGACTTTTTGCCGGTGTTGCGTCGTGCAGCCGACTCGCTGGCAGAAATTGAAAAAGCCAACGCGGCAGCCTAA
- a CDS encoding aminotransferase-like domain-containing protein has protein sequence MPHRGHHVHGAAQALLEKANACNTVIVEDDFEFENSFIDKPFPALKSLDQNGRVIYVGSLSKTFAPGLRLGFIVGPKPLVDELRALKRLMLRHAPSFLQRAFALFVSLGHYQSFLRKQSQIYGQRERVLRDALREYLPAFQIISSPGGSFCWVRAPEHIDTTALTAVALQNGIVLEPGEVFFSRVSKGARRYIRFGYGSIDEPKIAIGIKTLAELVAQHFPVVSRKR, from the coding sequence ATGCCCCACCGGGGTCACCATGTCCATGGCGCGGCGCAGGCGCTGCTGGAAAAAGCCAATGCCTGCAATACGGTGATTGTCGAAGATGATTTTGAATTTGAAAACAGCTTTATTGATAAACCTTTTCCTGCGCTCAAGAGCCTGGATCAGAACGGGCGTGTGATTTATGTCGGCAGTTTGTCAAAAACATTTGCGCCCGGGCTGCGGCTGGGTTTCATTGTTGGTCCAAAGCCGCTGGTCGACGAGCTGCGTGCACTGAAACGGCTGATGTTGCGACATGCCCCTTCGTTCCTGCAACGGGCCTTTGCCCTGTTCGTCTCGCTGGGCCACTACCAGTCTTTTCTGCGCAAGCAATCGCAAATCTATGGTCAGCGCGAACGGGTGCTGCGTGATGCCCTAAGGGAGTATCTGCCCGCATTTCAGATTATCTCCTCGCCAGGCGGATCATTCTGCTGGGTAAGGGCGCCGGAGCATATCGACACCACCGCGCTGACGGCAGTGGCGTTACAAAACGGGATTGTTCTTGAACCGGGCGAGGTATTTTTCAGCAGGGTATCGAAAGGTGCCCGCCGCTACATTCGTTTTGGCTATGGCTCCATTGACGAGCCGAAAATTGCAATTGGCATTAAAACCCTGGCTGAACTGGTTGCGCAGCATTTTCCGGTAGTTTCAAGAAAACGTTGA
- a CDS encoding aminotransferase-like domain-containing protein, which produces MTNQRKRVSPGSDKVSAPSRAALSALLWEKLFRETSESLGLQGRIRQMLVAAITQGHLTPDAPVPSSRFLSDTLKVARNTVVFAYQELVSEGYLVTRNRSGHFVGQAAQQRNMLDIIASAGGDDETDFWHGRIHARPSQQRNIRKPANWQTQPYPFVYGQFDPALFPTSEWRECCMKALSIVDIRSWAQDLIMMDDPEIIAAIQNQVLPRRGFSATKDEIMVTVGAQHALYLLADLLVRPGNKVGMEEPGYPDARNIFSSRTRHVVPVPVNEEGVDVEGITVDMDMIFVTPSHQCPTGVTMSMARRRRCWKKPMPAIR; this is translated from the coding sequence ATGACTAATCAAAGAAAACGAGTCAGTCCGGGATCGGACAAGGTCAGCGCGCCCAGCCGGGCAGCCTTAAGTGCGCTGCTTTGGGAAAAGTTGTTTCGTGAAACCAGTGAATCGCTTGGGCTGCAGGGCCGGATCCGCCAAATGCTGGTGGCCGCCATTACGCAGGGACACCTGACGCCGGATGCGCCGGTGCCTTCCAGCCGTTTTCTGTCGGACACGCTCAAGGTGGCGCGTAACACGGTTGTGTTTGCTTATCAGGAACTGGTCAGCGAAGGCTATCTGGTAACGCGCAACCGCAGCGGTCATTTCGTGGGGCAGGCGGCGCAGCAGCGCAATATGCTGGATATTATCGCCAGCGCCGGCGGCGATGACGAAACCGATTTCTGGCACGGGCGCATCCATGCAAGGCCCAGCCAGCAACGCAACATCCGTAAGCCGGCCAACTGGCAGACCCAGCCCTATCCCTTTGTTTACGGTCAGTTTGATCCTGCCTTGTTTCCCACTTCCGAATGGCGAGAATGCTGCATGAAGGCACTGTCGATCGTGGATATTCGCAGCTGGGCCCAGGACCTGATCATGATGGACGATCCCGAGATTATTGCGGCAATCCAGAACCAGGTTCTGCCGCGACGGGGTTTTTCGGCAACCAAGGATGAAATCATGGTGACAGTGGGTGCTCAGCACGCGCTGTATCTGCTGGCAGATTTATTGGTCAGGCCGGGCAATAAAGTGGGTATGGAAGAGCCCGGTTATCCGGACGCGCGTAATATTTTTTCCAGCCGCACCCGTCACGTGGTGCCGGTGCCGGTCAATGAAGAGGGCGTCGATGTCGAAGGCATCACGGTTGACATGGATATGATTTTTGTCACGCCGAGTCACCAATGCCCCACCGGGGTCACCATGTCCATGGCGCGGCGCAGGCGCTGCTGGAAAAAGCCAATGCCTGCAATACGGTGA
- a CDS encoding taurine ABC transporter ATP-binding protein: MQTVAENLYVKDVNVVYPGIRHNDSVVALKDVNLTINSGQFVVALGASGCGKTTFLNLLAGFMSPSSGSIMLGNEPISGPSADRGVVFQKHALLPWLNVIENTEFGLKLQGVSKAKRHEIAARNLELVGLKDFHQHMIYQLSGGMQQRVGIARILTCNPAMLLMDEPMAALDALTRETIQELLLKVWEVTHKMFFFITHSVEEALFLGSKLIVMSPRPGRITNTYDLSFNREFLAGKSAREIKSSPEFIRMRETVLNIIYSDEREGGHHA, translated from the coding sequence ATGCAAACTGTAGCCGAGAATTTATACGTAAAAGACGTCAACGTGGTGTATCCAGGGATTCGCCACAATGACAGTGTGGTCGCACTCAAGGACGTCAACCTTACCATCAATAGTGGTCAGTTCGTGGTAGCGCTCGGCGCCTCGGGCTGCGGCAAGACAACCTTTTTGAACCTGCTGGCCGGCTTCATGTCGCCTTCTTCCGGTTCGATCATGCTGGGTAATGAACCGATCTCTGGTCCGAGTGCGGATCGTGGCGTGGTGTTTCAAAAACACGCATTGCTGCCCTGGCTCAATGTCATAGAGAATACTGAGTTTGGCCTGAAGCTGCAGGGTGTGTCCAAGGCGAAACGGCATGAGATTGCAGCGCGCAATCTGGAATTGGTGGGACTTAAGGACTTTCATCAACATATGATTTACCAGCTGTCCGGCGGCATGCAGCAGCGGGTGGGTATTGCCCGCATTCTGACCTGCAATCCGGCCATGTTGCTCATGGATGAGCCGATGGCTGCGCTGGATGCATTGACTCGCGAAACCATCCAGGAGTTGTTGCTCAAGGTGTGGGAAGTGACACACAAAATGTTCTTTTTTATTACCCATAGCGTGGAAGAGGCACTCTTTCTTGGTTCCAAGCTGATCGTAATGTCACCACGGCCGGGCCGCATTACCAACACGTACGACCTGTCGTTCAATCGGGAGTTTCTGGCAGGAAAAAGCGCCAGGGAAATCAAATCAAGCCCCGAATTCATCCGCATGCGCGAGACCGTACTTAACATCATCTACAGCGACGAGCGGGAAGGAGGCCACCATGCTTAA
- the tauA gene encoding taurine ABC transporter substrate-binding protein has protein sequence MKNTFLKTLLCTSATAATLAWSTHAAAQEEVTIGYQQIVGPYVSAIAMKKFDEPLKAAGYTVKWRQFSSAGDISSALASGGIPIGVLGSTGIAAAATRGVNMQLFWILDNIGHSEALVVRKESGISKPEDLKGKRIGVPFVSTSHFHLLVALSKVWKMNPRDVRILNMQPPQIVAAWQRGDIDAAYVWPPALTTLLKDGTVLTDSEEVGKASVPTFDGIVVDKDWAQKNPKFMQAYTKVLAQAYVDYKQNGAKWTGSSPEVKGITQMIGGESKDILEAMKMLVFPTAADMASNTWLGGGAASGAVKALTESAAFLKEQKQIDSVLADYSGFVNASWVEQAAKSK, from the coding sequence ATGAAAAACACGTTTCTGAAAACATTGTTGTGCACCTCGGCAACCGCGGCAACGCTCGCCTGGTCAACCCACGCAGCGGCGCAGGAAGAAGTTACCATCGGCTATCAGCAGATCGTTGGGCCCTATGTGTCTGCGATTGCGATGAAAAAATTCGACGAACCGCTCAAGGCCGCGGGCTATACCGTTAAATGGCGCCAGTTCAGTTCTGCCGGTGATATTTCCAGCGCCCTGGCCTCCGGCGGCATCCCTATCGGCGTGCTTGGCTCTACCGGGATTGCGGCCGCTGCAACGCGCGGCGTGAATATGCAACTGTTCTGGATTCTTGACAACATTGGCCATTCAGAAGCGCTGGTGGTCCGCAAGGAATCGGGCATTAGCAAGCCGGAAGATCTTAAAGGCAAGCGCATTGGCGTGCCGTTCGTTTCGACTTCGCATTTTCATTTGCTGGTAGCGCTCAGCAAGGTGTGGAAAATGAATCCGCGTGATGTGCGCATTCTGAATATGCAACCGCCGCAGATCGTGGCAGCCTGGCAGCGCGGCGATATCGACGCGGCCTATGTCTGGCCACCGGCGCTGACCACACTGCTTAAAGATGGCACGGTGCTGACCGATTCTGAGGAAGTGGGCAAGGCCAGCGTGCCGACGTTTGACGGTATTGTGGTCGACAAAGACTGGGCGCAGAAGAACCCCAAGTTCATGCAGGCCTATACCAAGGTCCTGGCGCAAGCCTATGTTGACTATAAACAGAATGGCGCCAAATGGACCGGAAGCAGTCCCGAAGTCAAGGGTATTACCCAGATGATTGGCGGCGAGTCCAAGGATATTCTGGAAGCGATGAAAATGCTGGTCTTTCCGACAGCAGCCGACATGGCCTCCAATACCTGGCTGGGTGGCGGCGCCGCTTCCGGTGCAGTCAAGGCGCTGACCGAGAGCGCAGCATTTCTCAAGGAACAGAAACAGATTGACTCTGTGCTTGCTGACTACAGCGGTTTTGTGAATGCCAGTTGGGTAGAGCAGGCTGCAAAATCGAAATAA
- a CDS encoding transporter substrate-binding domain-containing protein, with protein sequence MNLRYCSRRKSIGLALAAFTFVMLYSVMPPGARAARAETLVVATDTAFLPFEFRENGKYVGFDMDLLDLITREMGVSYSLLPMDFSNIFANLTAGKVDMAIAGITITQERERSVDFSDPYFRSDISLVVAQGNTDINRFTDLVDKRVGVKRGTEAADYVNRMLPQAKVLYFQNMDAGFPYLEVAAGRLDALVHDTANVRYYSQNKGQGLVRVVDSVATPNNFYAIAMPKDSALTQRVNAALRKAIESGSYATIYRKWFGVAPDPAKLMVR encoded by the coding sequence ATGAACCTTCGGTACTGCTCACGTCGCAAGTCTATTGGCCTGGCACTGGCAGCATTCACTTTTGTAATGCTGTATTCAGTGATGCCGCCAGGCGCCCGCGCGGCGCGGGCAGAAACGCTGGTGGTTGCCACCGACACCGCTTTTTTGCCGTTCGAGTTTCGGGAGAACGGCAAATATGTGGGGTTTGATATGGACCTGCTGGACCTTATCACACGTGAAATGGGCGTGTCTTATTCCCTGCTGCCCATGGATTTTTCCAATATCTTTGCGAATCTGACCGCCGGCAAGGTGGATATGGCCATCGCCGGCATCACCATTACCCAGGAGCGGGAACGCAGCGTGGATTTTTCCGATCCGTATTTCCGCAGCGATATTTCCCTGGTGGTTGCCCAGGGCAATACCGATATCAATCGTTTTACCGACCTGGTCGATAAACGGGTGGGCGTCAAGCGGGGTACCGAAGCGGCCGACTATGTCAACCGTATGCTGCCGCAGGCGAAAGTCCTGTACTTTCAGAACATGGATGCAGGTTTTCCGTATCTGGAGGTGGCCGCCGGCAGGCTGGATGCATTGGTTCACGACACTGCAAATGTGCGCTATTACAGCCAGAACAAAGGCCAGGGGCTGGTCCGGGTAGTCGACAGCGTGGCCACACCCAATAATTTCTACGCAATTGCGATGCCCAAGGACAGCGCGCTGACCCAGCGGGTGAATGCCGCGCTGCGCAAGGCGATCGAATCCGGGAGTTACGCCACGATCTATCGCAAGTGGTTTGGCGTGGCGCCCGATCCGGCAAAGTTGATGGTTCGCTGA
- a CDS encoding FCSD flavin-binding domain-containing protein — translation MAPGISFDYSQLPMAQTDAAKARVPHAWKAGPQTQALARQLQHMRKGGVFAITVPPLPYRCPPGPYERACQVAWYLKQHNPTGKVLVLDANPGITSKRALFERNWAEQYAGLIDYQPGSELSAIDVDTGAVRTIFDTWKTDVLNVIPPQAAGRLALDTGLANSEGRWCDVDFVTYESRTVPGVHLLGDSVDSGLPKSAHIANSQAKVCASSMIARLAGVQPDPLPVFANTCYSYVDDTSAMHVANVYRYDPEKKDMVSAQGGGLSAYPSEKEGTDARSWAKNIWSDTLD, via the coding sequence ATGGCGCCGGGCATCAGCTTTGATTATTCTCAGTTGCCCATGGCGCAGACCGACGCAGCAAAGGCGCGGGTTCCTCATGCGTGGAAAGCCGGCCCGCAAACGCAGGCACTGGCCCGGCAACTGCAGCACATGCGCAAGGGAGGTGTATTTGCCATCACGGTGCCGCCGCTCCCGTATCGCTGCCCACCCGGACCTTACGAGCGGGCCTGTCAGGTGGCCTGGTATCTCAAACAGCATAATCCCACAGGCAAGGTGCTGGTGCTGGACGCCAACCCCGGCATTACGTCCAAGCGCGCGCTGTTTGAACGCAATTGGGCCGAGCAGTACGCGGGACTTATAGATTATCAGCCGGGTAGTGAGCTGTCCGCCATTGACGTCGATACAGGAGCCGTCAGAACAATTTTCGATACCTGGAAGACTGATGTATTGAATGTCATTCCGCCCCAGGCGGCAGGCCGCCTGGCGCTGGATACCGGTTTGGCCAACAGCGAGGGGCGCTGGTGCGATGTGGATTTTGTGACATATGAGTCGCGCACGGTGCCTGGTGTGCATTTGCTGGGTGATTCTGTCGACTCGGGTCTGCCAAAGTCGGCTCATATCGCCAACTCCCAGGCCAAAGTATGCGCCAGCAGCATGATTGCGCGGCTGGCAGGCGTCCAACCCGATCCGCTTCCGGTCTTTGCCAATACCTGCTACAGCTATGTGGACGATACATCGGCCATGCACGTGGCCAATGTCTACCGATATGACCCGGAAAAAAAGGATATGGTATCGGCCCAAGGCGGTGGCTTGTCCGCGTATCCTTCCGAAAAAGAGGGTACCGATGCACGCTCCTGGGCAAAAAATATCTGGAGCGATACGCTGGACTGA